The genomic interval ATTTCCCCACTGGCGCCGGGCTGGCATCTTCGGCTTCGGGATTTGCTGCTTTGGCAGTTGCTGCGAACGGAGCGCTTGACTTGAAAATGTCGCCAAAAGAACTGTCGATAATTGCCAGACAGGGATCCGGTTCTGCGGCGCGCTCGATTTTCGGCGGCTTTGTGGAGATGAAAAAAGGCAAAAAAGAGGACGGATCAGACAGTTACGCGGTGAAAATCGCAGAGGAGAATCACTGGAATTTACAAATGCTGATTGCCATTACTTCGGAAGAGGCAAAAAAAACAGGCTCAACCGATGGCATGTTACTTTCGCAGGAAACGTCTCCCTATTACAGCCAGTGGGTTCAAAGTTCCGATAAAGACCTTGAACTTTGCCGGGAGGCAATTTTGAAAAAAGATTTTTCATTACTGGCAGAAGTCGCTGAATTTAGTTGCTTGAAAATGCATGCTCTTGCTTTAAGCTCAAAACCGGGGCTGATTTACTGGAACGGCGCCACAGTGGAAACCATTCATGCAATTCGGGAATTGCGCAATCAGAAAGGAGTTCCGGTATTTTTTACTGTGGACGCAGGCCCACAGGTCAAAGCCATTTGTGAGCCGGATTATCTGGATCAGGTTCAGAAAATTCTCTCTGAAATAGACGGCGTCAAAAGAGTAATGCAGACACCTTTAGGTTCAGACGCGAAAATTATTTGAAGGAAAAATGATGAAAATTGTTACTAAAGTTCCCGGGAAATTGATTCTTTTGGGTGAATATGCCGTGCTGGAAGGCAGCGCCTCGCTGGTGATGACAGTGAATCGATTCGCGCGAGTTGAAATTTCTCTCTCTGATCAGATGACGTTCACTTTGCAGGCGCCGTCTATTGGCATCCGCAATTTGCAATTTTCTGTGGACAGAACAGGAAAAATTCGGTTTCTGAGTCAACTCTCTCCGCGCATGGCAAAGAAACTCAAATTTTTCGTCTCTATTTTTGAATTCGGAATTCATCTCTTGCAAAAAGGAAAAAAAACATTGCACCCGTCACAGCTTTTGCTGGATACCGACGGTTTTTTTCACAATAATCGCTCGATCAAATTAGGCCTTGGCTCCAGCGCCGCGCTAACTGTCGCGCTTGTCGCCAGTTTGCTCGCCAGCTCGGGCCAGATTCCTGCGGACAAAGAACAGGTTTTTCAAATGGCGCTTGAGGCTCACCGTGCCGCTCAAGGAAATGTGGGCAGCGGAATTGACATTGCGGCGTCGGTTTATGGCGCAATTTTGTCCTATCGCATAAATCCGGGAGCGGAAAATTTAAACCCAAGAATTGAACAATTCACCATTCCCAGAAATCTTTTCATGCTGCCGGTCTGGGTCGGGAAAGCCTCTTCGACCAGCCAATTCGTCAAATTGTTCAACGATTTTAAATTGAATAATAAAAAGAAATTTTCGCTGATTGTCGATGAAATGAAGGCAGTTGCCGATGCCGGAAGTCTGGCTTTTCAGCAGCAAAAAGTTACCGAATTTTTAGAGAGCATTCATCAGTACAATTTGCTGATGCAAAGATTGGGCGAAGAAATTGGCGCGCCGATTGTGACCGACGAACATTTAAAAATGGCAAATTTAGCAGCGGAAATGGGCGTTGTTTACAAACCGTCCGGAGCTGGCGGCGGAGATATCGGCATTTGTTTCGCTGATTCGAAGACGACATTTCCCGATTTGAAAAATAAAATAAAAAAAGCAGGT from Calditrichota bacterium carries:
- the mvaD gene encoding diphosphomevalonate decarboxylase; translated protein: FPTGAGLASSASGFAALAVAANGALDLKMSPKELSIIARQGSGSAARSIFGGFVEMKKGKKEDGSDSYAVKIAEENHWNLQMLIAITSEEAKKTGSTDGMLLSQETSPYYSQWVQSSDKDLELCREAILKKDFSLLAEVAEFSCLKMHALALSSKPGLIYWNGATVETIHAIRELRNQKGVPVFFTVDAGPQVKAICEPDYLDQVQKILSEIDGVKRVMQTPLGSDAKII